In Salvelinus namaycush isolate Seneca chromosome 17, SaNama_1.0, whole genome shotgun sequence, one genomic interval encodes:
- the LOC120061928 gene encoding protocadherin alpha-8-like, translating into MVRRRQRERVWIQCVALLCLFDWSAAQISYSVSEEVDKGTFVGNLAKDLNLNVHELESRGLRIVSGQSKRYFEANLKTGILYVNERIDREELCPITVKCSLNIQAILRDPMQLHRIEVHILDTNDNAPIFLEQNHTFNISESSSPGDRYPLPIGNDADTGSNSVNSYKLSPNEHFSLDVQSGGEQSVSAELVLQKALDREKQPVIQLTLTAIDGGKPPRSGTSQIIVNVIDVNDNTPTFAKPLYKVRVNENVSLGTKILKMEATDLDQGVNSELVYSFSKRGSVNSADVFSIDQQSGEITVKSKLDHEQNAAYELRVQATDQGHSPRSGYSKVLVEVIDVNDNVPEVSVTSLMSPVKEDAETGTVVALVTVTDIDGGKNGLTNCKIVGSVPFKLKSNYKNDYSLVVDGPLDRESASQYNVTITATDEGTPPLSSTSDITIHVSDVNDNAPRFSEPVANVYVTENSPVGDVIYTMSAFDPDSDENAKITYSLLETRLPISSSVKINSDTGDIISLQSFNYEEIQTFQFKVQATDSGVPPLSSNVTVNVFILDENDNSPGILAPYSEHGSVNAENVPYSAEAGYFVAKIRAVDADSGYNALLSYHISEPKGTNLFRIGTSTGELRTKRRMSDNDLKTHPLVVLVSDNGEPSLSATVSIDVVVVESTGEIQTQFRNVPRKEENFSDLNLYLLIAISSVSVIFLLSLISLIAVKCHRTEDSFRRYSAPVITTHPDGSWSYSKSTQQYDVCYSSDTLKSDVVVFPAPYPPADAELISINGNDTFNRTQTLPNKEELFI; encoded by the exons ATGGTTCGTCGAAGACAAAGGGAACGCGTTTGGATTCAGTGCGTCGCGTTGCTTTGTTTATTTGACTGGTCTGCAGCGCAGATCTCTTACTCCGTTTCAGAGGAGGTGGACAAAGGCACGTTTGTGGGGAATCTCGCTAAGGATTTAAACCTTAATGTTCACGAACTGGAGTCGAGGGGTCTACGGATTGTATCAGGACAGAGTAAGAGGTATTTTGAGGCGAATTTGAAAACGGGGATTCTGTACGTTAACGAGAGGATAGACCGAGAGGAGCTTTGTCCGATTACGGTGAAGTGCTCTTTAAACATACAGGCCATATTGAGGGATCCAATGCAGCTCCACCGCATTGAGGTGCATATCTTAGATACAAATGACAATGCACCGATCTTCCTTGAACAAAATCACACGTTTAACATTTCGGAATCATCTTCACCTGGAGATAGATATCCATTACCGATAGGTAATGACGCAGATACGGGCAGCAACTCGGTAAATAGCTACAAGCTGAGCCCGAATGAACACTTCTCCCTGGATGTACAGAGCGGTGGAGAGCAGAGTGTGTCTGCTGAGTTAGTGCTGCAGAAAGCTTTAGACCGAGAGAAACAGCCCGTTATCCAGCTCACACTGACCGCTATAGACGGAGGAAAACCTCCTAGATCCGGGACTTCACAGATCATTGTCAACGTAATAGATGTCAATGATAACACGCCAACATTTGCTAAACCACTTTACAAGGTCCGTGTTAATGAAAATGTATCTTTAGGGACAAAAATATTAAAGATGGAAGCTACAGATTTAGACCAGGGTGTGAATAGTGAACTTGTTTATTCATTTAGCAAACGTGGTAGTGTTAACTCGGCCGATGTGTTTTCTATAGATCAACAAAGTGGCGAAATTACTGTAAAATCTAAATTGGATCATGAACAAAACGCAGCATATGAGCTACGTGTGCAAGCTACGGACCAAGGTCATTCACCTCGTAGTGGTTATTCTAAAGTGTTAGTTGAAGTTATTGATGTCAATGATAATGTTCCTGAGGTGTCCGTGACGTCACTCATGAGCCCTGTCAAGGAGGATGCTGAGACAGGGACAGTGGTTGCCTTGGTGACAGTAACTGATATAGACGGAGGTAAAAACGGACTTACCAACTGTAAGATTGTTGGGTCTGTTCCTTTTAAACTAAAGTCAAACTACAAAAACGATTATTCGTTAGTGGTCGACGGGCCTCTTGACAGAGAGAGCGCTTCTCAGTATAATGTCACCATCACAGCTACGGATGAAGGGACCCCGCCTCTCTCCAGCACAAGCGATATTACAATACACGTTTCTGATGTCAATGACAACGCTCCTCGATTCTCTGAACCCGTGGCTAATGTTTATGTGACAGAGAACAGTCCGGTAGGAGACGTCATTTATACGATGTCTGCTTTTGACCCAGATTCAGATGAAAATGCAAAGATTACGTATTCGTTATTAGAAACACGCCTTCCAATATCATCATCTGTAAAAATAAACTCGGATACTGGAGATATAATCAGTCTGCAGTCTTTTAACTATGAGGAGATACAAACTTTCCAGTTTAAAGTTCAGGCCACAGACTCTGGTGTTCCTCCACTCAGCAGCAACGTGACTGTGAACGTTTTTATCCTGGATGAGAATGACAACAGTCCTGGGATTCTCGCGCCCTATTCTGAACACGGCTCCGTTAACGCTGAGAACGTTCCCTATTCTGCTGAAGCGGGCTACTTTGTGGCCAAGATCAGGGCTGTAGACGCCGACTCTGGCTACAATGCGCTGCTTTCTTATCACATCTCTGAGCCCAAGGGAACCAACCTCTTCCGAATCGGAACCAGCACCGGGGAACTAAGGACTAAGAGGAGAATGAGTGACAATGACCTGAAAACTCACCCGTTGGTCGTGTTGGTTTCTGATAACGGGGAACCCTCACTGTCAGCGACTGTGTCTATTGATGTAGTGGTGGTTGAAAGTACAGGTGAAATCCAGACTCAATTCAGAAATGTGCCGAGAAAGGAGGAGAACTTCTCTGATTTGAATCTGTATTTGTTGATCGCCATTTCCTCGGTGTCAGTGATATTTTTACTGAGCCTCATCAGTTTAATAGCTGTAAAATGCCACAGGACAGAGGACAGTTTCAGAAGGTACAGCGCCCCAGTGATCACCACACACCCTGACGGAAGCTGGTCTTACTCTAAATCTACTCAGCAGTATGACGTGTGTTACAGCTCAGACACACTGAAGAGTGACGTAGTGGTTTTCCCCGCTCCGTATCCACCTGCAGATGCAGAACTGATCAGTATTAACGGAAATGACACGTTTAACAGGACTCAGACGTTACCCAACAAAGAGGAG CTTTTCATATGA
- the LOC120061926 gene encoding protocadherin alpha-8-like, which produces MYYLLPLCHLWSIASAQIVYSISEESNQGTVVGHLAKDLHLDVQQLEYRGFKISGPNQRYFDVNKTTGILSVRERIDRDELCARSTKCWLELEAIVNLPLNLYRFEVNVLDINDNSPSFRSSKTYLNVSESAFPGERFPLESAYDTDVGTNSVNSYILSANEHFSLDVQSGGEQSVSAELVLQKALDREKQPVIQLTLTAVDGGKPPRSGTSLIIVNVKDVNDNIPIFKKTLYKARIPENTPIGASVITVQASDADEDLNGEIVYIFINQNSDNNIAAFAINAATGEITVKSELDHEKNNAVEIRVQAQDRGHNPRASHCKVLVEITDVNDNTPELFITSLVNVVKEDASLGTTVGLITAKDNDAGTNGAVQVKILGSVPFTINNSYKNHYSLVVDGPLDRESASQYNVTITATDEGTPPLSSTSVITVHVSDVNDNAPRFSEPVINIYVKENSPVGDVIYTMSAFDPDSDENAKMTHSLLDKIVSISSSVNINSDTGDIISLQSFNYEEIQTFQFKVQATDSGVPPLSSNVTVNVFILDENDNSPGILAPYSEHGSVNAENVPYSAEAGYFVAKIRAVDADSGYNALLSYHISEPKGTNLFRIGTSTGELRTKRRMSDNDLKTHPLVVLVSDNGEPSLSATVSIDVVVVESTGEIQTQFRNVPRKEENFSDLNLYLLIAIASVSIIFLLSLISLIAVKCHRTDDSFRRYSAPVITTHPDGSWSYSKSTQQYDVCFSSDTLKSDVVVFPAPYPPADAELISINENDTFNRTQTLPNKDKVLKAG; this is translated from the exons ATGTACTATCTCCTCCCGTTATGTCATCTTTGGAGTATCGCGTCAGCACAGATCGTCTACTCCATATCAGAGGAATCTAACCAGGGCACTGTTGTTGGACATTTGGCCAAGGATTTGCATCTAGACGTGCAGCAACTTGAATATCGTGGGTTTAAGATATCCGGACCCAATCAGAGGTATTTTGATGTAAATAAAACAACTGGAATTCTGTCCgtgagagagagaatagacagagaCGAGCTCTGTGCTAGGAGCACGAAGTGTTGGTTAGAACTGGAAGCCATTGTGAATTTGCCATTGAATCTATACAGATTTGAAGTGAATGTTTTGGATATAAATGACAACTCGCCGTCGTTTAGGTCCTCTAAAACATATTTGAATGTATCTGAATCTGCATTTCCAGGGGAGAGATTTCCTTTGGAAAGCGCCTACGACACGGATGTAGGGACTAACTCAGTAAACAGCTACATCCTGAGCGCGAATGAACACTTCTCCCTGGATGTACAGAGCGGTGGAGAGCAGAGTGTGTCTGCTGAGTTAGTGCTGCAGAAAGCTTTAGACCGAGAGAAACAGCCCGTTATCCAGCTCACTTTGACCGCAGTAGATGGAGGAAAACCTCCAAGATCCGGGACATCACTTATCATTGTAAATGTGAAAGACGTTAACGATAATATACCCATTTTCAAAAAAACACTTTATAAAGCTCGTATTCCTGAGAATACGCCTATAGGTGCATCCGTCATCACGGTCCAAGCGAGTGACGCAGATGAAGATCTGAATGGGGAAATTGTTTATATTTTCATTAACCAAAACAGTGATAATAACATTGCCGCATTTGCCATTAATGCAGCTACCGGTGAAATAACGGTTAAAAGCGAGTTGGATCACGAAAAAAACAATGCTGTTGAAATACGTGTCCAAGCTCAAGACAGGGGACACAATCCTAGAGCATCTCACTGTAAAGTCCTGGTTGAAATAACTGACGTGAATGACAATACACCAGAGCTATTTATCACTTCTTTAGTTAACGTTGTGAAAGAGGATGCGTCATTAGGGACAACGGTTGGTCTGATAACAGCGAAAGACAATGACGCAGGCACAAATGGCGCTGTGCAGGTTAAAATACTAGGCTCTGTGCCATTCACGATAAACAACTCATACAAGAATCATTATTCCTTAGTGGTTGATGGACCTCTTGACAGAGAGAGCGCTTCTCAGTACAATGTCACTATCACAGCTACGGATGAAGGGACCCCGCCTCTCTCCAGCACCAGCGTTATTACTGTACACGTTTCTGATGTGAATGACAACGCTCCTCGCTTCTCAGAACCCGTGATTAATATTTATGTGAAAGAGAACAGTCCGGTAGGTGACGTCATTTATACGATGTCTGCTTTTGACCCAGATTCAGATGAAAATGCAAAGATGACGCATTCGTTATTAGATAAAATCGTTTCAATATCATCATCTGTAAATATAAACTCAGATACTGGAGATATAATCAGTCTGCAGTCTTTTAACTATGAGGAGATACAAACTTTCCAGTTTAAAGTTCAGGCCACAGACTCTGGTGTTCCTCCACTCAGCAGCAACGTGACTGTGAACGTTTTTATCCTGGATGAGAATGACAACAGTCCTGGGATTCTCGCGCCCTATTCTGAACACGGCTCCGTTAACGCTGAGAACGTTCCCTATTCTGCTGAAGCGGGCTACTTTGTGGCCAAGATCAGGGCTGTAGACGCCGACTCTGGCTACAATGCGCTGCTTTCTTATCACATCTCTGAGCCCAAGGGAACCAACCTCTTCCGAATCGGAACCAGCACCGGGGAACTGAGGACTAAGAGGCGAATGAGTGACAATGACCTGAAAACTCACCCGTTGGTCGTGTTGGTTTCTGATAACGGAGAACCCTCACTGTCAGCGACTGTGTCTATTGATGTAGTGGTGGTTGAAAGTACAGGTGAAATCCAGACTCAATTCAGAAATGTGCCGAGAAAGGAGGAGAACTTCTCTGATTTGAATCTGTATTTGTTGATCGCCATTGCCTCGGTGTCAATTATATTTTTACTGAGCCTCATCAGTTTAATAGCTGTAAAATGCCACAGGACAGACGACAGTTTCAGAAGGTACAGCGCCCCAGTGATCACCACACACCCTGACGGAAGCTGGTCTTACTCTAAATCTACTCAGCAGTATGACGTGTGTTTCAGCTCAGACACACTGAAGAGTGACGTAGTGGTTTTCCCCGCTCCGTATCCACCTGCAGATGCAGAACTGATCAGTATTAATGAAAATGACACGTTTAACAGAACACAAACGCTTCCTAATAAAGATAAG GTGCTGAAGGCGGGCTAA
- the LOC120061929 gene encoding protocadherin alpha-2-like, with the protein MGRRRQRERVWIQCVALLCLFDWSAAQISYSVSEEVDKGTFVGNLAKDLNLNIQDLESRGLRIVSGQSKRYFEANLKTGILYVNERIDREELCPNTVKCSLNIQAILSHPMLLHRIDVTILDINDNAPSFLEKLHILNIAESSFPGERYPLAIANDADTGSNSVNSYKLSQNEHFSLDVQSGGEQSVSAELVLQKALDREKQPVIQLTLTAIDGGKPPRSGTLLIIINVQDVNDNIPVFNKQLYKFRVTENVRFGTIVAALNATDLDEGINSEIEYSLIGRGSLSAPDVFTVNSETGEVTVKGSIDYEINSAFEIRVQAKDKGTPPRSTHCKVLVEVIDVNDNSPEISVTSLMSPVKEDAEIGTVVALVTVTDKDSSKNGITNCKLPGSVPFKLKSNYKNDYSLVVDGPLDRESESQYNVTITATDEGTPPLSSTSVITVHVSDVNDNAPLFSEPVINVYVKENSPVGDVIYTIYAFDRDSEENAKIRYALLDKSVSISSSVNINSDTGDIISLQSFNYEEIQTFQFKVQATDSGVPPLSSNVTVNVFILDENDNSPGILAPYSEHGSVNTENVPYSAEAGYFVAKIRAVDADSGYNALLSYHISEPKGTNLFRIGTSTGELRTKRRMSDNDLKTHPLVVLVSDNGEPSLSATVSIDVVVVESTGEIQTQFRNVPRKEENFSDLNLYLLIAIASVSIIFLLSLISSIAVKCHRTDDSFRRYSAPVITTHPDGSWSYSKSTQQYDVCFSSDTLKSDVVVFPAPYPPADAELISINGNDTFNRTQTLPNKEEVRSIHNWADFAFE; encoded by the coding sequence ATGGGTCGTCGAAGACAAAGAGAACGCGTTTGGATTCAGTGCGTCGCGTTGCTTTGTTTATTTGACTGGTCTGCAGCGCAGATCTCTTACTCCGTTTCAGAGGAGGTGGACAAAGGCACGTTTGTGGGGAATCTGGCTAAGGACTTAAACCTTAATATTCAGGACCTGGAGTCGAGGGGTCTAAGGATTGTATCAGGACAGAGTAAGAGGTATTTTGAGGCAAATTTGAAAACAGGGATTCTGTATGTAAACGAGAGGATAGACAGGGAGGAGCTTTGTCCGAATACGGTAAAGTGCTCTTTAAACATACAGGCCATACTGAGCCACCCTATGCTTCTCCACCGTATTGATGTCACTATTTTGGACATCAATGACAATGCACCATCATTCCTCGAGAAATTGCATATACTCAACATAGCTGAATCTTCCTTTCCCGGTGAGCGATATCCTCTAGCAATAGCGAATGACGCAGATACGGGCAGTAACTCGGTAAATAGCTACAAGCTGAGCCAGAATGAACACTTCTCCCTGGATGTACAGAGCGGTGGAGAGCAGAGTGTGTCTGCTGAGTTAGTGCTGCAGAAAGCTTTAGACCGAGAGAAACAGCCCGTTATCCAGCTCACACTGACCGCTATAGATGGAGGAAAACCCCCTAGATCAGGGACGTTACTTATAATTATCAATGTGCAAGACGTTAACGATAATATTCCAGTTTTTAACAAACAGCTTTACAAATTTCGTGTTACTGAGAACGTGCGATTTGGTACTATTGTTGCAGCACTCAATGCCACAGATTTAGATGAGGGAATTAACAGTGAAATAGAATATTCTCTTATTGGTCGCGGGAGTTTAAGCGCCCCCGATGTTTTTACCGTTAACTCTGAAACCGGAGAAGTTACTGTGAAGGGGAGTATAGATTACGAGATTAACTCCGCTTTTGAGATTCGTGTTCAAGCTAAAGACAAAGGCACTCCGCCTCGTAGCACCCACTGCAAAGTATTAGTTGAGGTTATTGATGTCAATGACAATTCTCCAGAAATCTCAGTAACGTCACTCATGAGTCCAGTGAAAGAGGATGCTGAGATAGGGACAGTGGTCGCCTTGGTGACAGTGACAGATAAAGATAGTAGTAAAAATGGCATCACCAACTGTAAACTTCCTGGGTCTGTTCCTTTTAAACTAAAGTCGAACTATAAAAATGATTATTCTTTAGTGGTCGACGGGCCTCTTGACAGAGAGAGTGAATCTCAGTACAATGTCACTATCACGGCTACGGATGAAGGGACCCCGCCTCTCTCCAGCACCAGCGTTATTACTGTACACGTTTCTGATGTGAATGACAACGCTCCTCTCTTCTCAGAACCCGTGATTAATGTTTATGTGAAAGAGAACAGTCCGGTAGGAGACGTCATTTATACAATTTATGCATTTGATCGAGATTCCGAAGAAAACGCAAAGATTAGGTATGCATTATTAGATAAAAGTGTTTCAATATCATCATCCGTTAATATAAACTCAGATACTGGAGATATAATCAGTCTGCAGTCTTTTAACTATGAGGAGATACAAACTTTCCAGTTTAAAGTTCAGGCCACAGACTCTGGTGTTCCTCCACTCAGCAGCAACGTGACTGTGAACGTTTTTATCCTGGATGAGAATGACAACAGTCCTGGGATTCTCGCGCCCTATTCTGAACACGGCTCCGTTAACACTGAGAACGTTCCCTATTCTGCTGAAGCGGGCTACTTTGTGGCCAAGATCAGGGCTGTAGACGCCGACTCTGGCTACAATGCGCTGCTTTCTTATCACATCTCTGAGCCCAAGGGAACCAACCTCTTCCGAATCGGAACCAGCACCGGGGAACTGAGGACTAAGAGGCGAATGAGTGACAATGACCTGAAAACTCACCCGTTGGTCGTGTTGGTTTCTGATAACGGAGAACCCTCACTGTCAGCGACTGTGTCTATTGATGTAGTGGTGGTTGAAAGTACAGGTGAAATCCAGACTCAATTCAGAAATGTGCCGAGAAAGGAGGAGAACTTCTCTGATTTGAATCTGTATTTGTTGATCGCCATTGCCTCGGTGTCAATTATATTTTTACTGAGCCTCATCAGTTCAATAGCTGTAAAATGCCACAGGACAGACGACAGTTTCAGAAGGTACAGCGCCCCAGTGATCACCACACACCCTGACGGAAGCTGGTCTTACTCTAAATCTACTCAGCAGTATGACGTGTGTTTCAGCTCAGACACACTGAAGAGTGACGTAGTGGTTTTCCCCGCTCCGTATCCACCTGCAGATGCAGAACTGATCAGTATTAATGGAAATGACACGTTTAACAGGACTCAGACATTACCCAACAAAGAGGAGGTAAGATCTATACATAACTGGGCCGATTTTGCTTTTGAATGA
- the LOC120061927 gene encoding protocadherin alpha-8-like, with the protein MGRRRQRERVWIQCVALLCLFDWSAAQISYSVSEEVDKGTFVGNLAKDLNLNVHELESRGLRIVSGQSKRYFEANLKTGILYVNERTDREQICPNTAKCSLNIEAILSHPMLIHRIEIHILDINDNAPTFLESFHIFNISESSSSGERYPLPIANDADTGSNSVNSYKLSPNEHFSLDVQSGGEQSVSAELVLQKALDREKQPVIQLTLTAIDGGKPPRSGTLQIIVNVIDVNDNLPTFAKPLYKVRVNENVSVGTTILMLEATDLDEGTHADIAYSFMKRGNVNSAEDFSLDSQSGEITVKRILDHEKNAAYEIRVQATDQGSSPRSGYCKVLVEVIDVNDNAPEITVTSLMSPVKEDAEIGTVVALVTVIDKDGGENGLTYSKLLGSVPFKLKSNYKNYYSLVVDGTLDRESASQYNVTITATDEGTPPLSSTSVITVHVSDVNDNAPLFSKPMINVYVKENSLLGDVIFTISAIDRDSEENSKMTYALLDKSVPISSSVNINSDTGDIISLQSFNYEEIQTFQFKVQATDSGVPPLSSNVTVNVFILDENDNSPGILAPYSEHGSVNAENVPYSAEAGYFVAKIRAVDADSGYNALLSYHIFEPKGTNLFRIGTSTGELRTKRRMSDNDLKTHPLVVLVSDNGEPSLSATVSIDVVVVESTGEIQTQFRNVPRKEENFSDLNLYLLIAIASVSVIFLLSLISLIAVKCHRTEDSFRRYSAPMITTHPDGSWSYSKSTQQHDVCFSSDTLKSDVVVFPAPYPPADAELICINANDTFNRTQTLPHKEKVRITVQ; encoded by the coding sequence ATGGGTCGTCGAAGACAAAGAGAACGCGTTTGGATTCAGTGCGTCGCGTTGCTTTGTTTATTTGACTGGTCTGCAGCGCAGATCTCTTACTCCGTTTCAGAGGAGGTGGACAAAGGCACTTTTGTGGGGAATCTCGCTAAGGATTTAAACCTTAATGTTCACGAACTGGAATCGAGGGGTCTAAGGATTGTATCAGGACAGAGTAAGAGGTATTTTGAGGCGAATTTGAAAACGGGGATTCTGTACGTTAAcgagaggacagatagagagcAGATTTGTCCGAATACGGCAAAGTGCTCCTTAAATATAGAAGCCATATTGAGCCATCCTATGCTTATTCACCGTATTGAAATACATATATTAGACATCAATGATAATGCACCGACATTTCTAGAAAGCTTTCATATATTTAACATATCAGAGTCTTCCTCCTCTGGAGAGCGATATCCTCTACCGATAGCGAATGACGCAGATACGGGCAGTAACTCGGTAAACAGCTACAAGCTGAGCCCGAATGAACACTTCTCCCTGGATGTACAGAGCGGTGGAGAGCAGAGTGTGTCTGCTGAGTTAGTGCTGCAGAAAGCTTTAGACCGAGAGAAACAGCCCGTTATCCAGCTCACACTGACCGCTATAGATGGAGGAAAACCTCCAAGATCCGGAACGTTACAGATCATTGTTAACGTGATTGATGTCAATGATAACTTGCCAACATTTGCTAAACCACTTTACAAGGTCCGCGTTAATGAAAATGTATCTGTAGGGACAACAATATTGATGCTAGAGGCTACGGATTTAGATGAAGGTACACATGCTGACATTGCATATAGTTTTATGAAACGTGGAAATGTGAATTCTGCAGAAGATTTTTCATTAGATTCGCAAAGTGGTGAAATTACTGTAAAACGGATATTGGATCACGAGAAAAACGCTGCATATGAAATACGTGTACAAGCAACGGACCAAGGCTCCTCGCCTCGCAGTGGTTATTGTAAAGTGTTAGTAGAAGTTATTGATGTCAATGACAATGCTCCTGAAATCACAGTAACATCACTTATGAGTCCAGTGAAAGAGGATGCTGAGATAGGGACCGTGGTCGCCTTGGTAACAGTGATAGATAAAGACGGAGGGGAAAATGGCCTAACTTACTCTAAACTTCTTGGGTCTGTTCCTTTTAAATTAAAGTCCAACTATAAAAACTATTATTCCTTAGTGGTCGATGGGACTCTTGACAGAGAGAGCGCTTCTCAGTATAATGTCACTATCACGGCTACGGATGAAGGGACCCCGCCTCTCTCCAGCACCAGCGTTATTACTGTACACGTTTCTGATGTGAATGACAACGCTCCTCTCTTCTCAAAACCCATGATTAATGTTTATGTGAAAGAGAACAGTCTGTTAGGAGACGTCATTTTTACGATTTCAGCTATTGATCGAGATTCCGAAGAAAACTCAAAGATGACATATGCATTATTAGATAAAAGTGTTCCAATATCATCATCTGTAAATATAAACTCGGATACTGGAGATATAATCAGTCTGCAGTCTTTTAACTATGAGGAGATACAAACTTTCCAGTTCAAAGTTCAGGCCACAGACTCTGGTGTTCCTCCACTCAGCAGCAACGTGACTGTGAACGTTTTTATCCTGGATGAGAATGACAACAGTCCTGGGATTCTCGCGCCCTATTCTGAACACGGCTCCGTTAACGCTGAGAACGTTCCCTATTCTGCTGAAGCGGGCTACTTTGTGGCCAAGATCAGGGCTGTAGACGCCGACTCTGGCTACAATGCGCTGCTTTCTTATCACATCTTTGAGCCCAAGGGAACCAACCTCTTCCGAATCGGAACCAGCACCGGGGAACTAAGGACTAAGAGGCGAATGAGTGACAATGACCTGAAAACTCACCCGTTGGTCGTGTTGGTTTCTGATAACGGGGAACCCTCACTGTCAGCGACTGTGTCTATTGATGTAGTGGTGGTTGAAAGTACAGGTGAAATCCAGACTCAATTCAGAAATGTGCCGAGAAAGGAGGAAAACTTCTCTGATTTGAACCTGTATTTGTTGATCGCCATTGCCTCGGTGTCAGTGATATTTTTACTGAGCCTCATCAGTTTAATAGCAGTAAAATGCCACAGGACAGAGGACAGTTTCAGAAGGTACAGCGCCCCAATGATCACCACACACCCTGACGGAAGCTGGTCTTACTCTAAATCTACTCAGCAGCATGACGTGTGTTTCAGCTCAGACACACTGAAGAGTGACGTAGTGGTTTTCCCCGCTCCGTATCCACCTGCAGATGCAGAACTGATCTGTATTAATGCAAATGACACGTTTAACAGAACTCAGACATTACCCCACAAAGAGAAGGTAAGAATTACAGTTCAGTGA